In one window of Leptospira sp. GIMC2001 DNA:
- a CDS encoding mucoidy inhibitor MuiA family protein — translation MVRYNFHRITLIAALFSFYNLLAQDSARTISTEPIAIRNLEYKITKFNPSIEEVIVYPDQAMVTRKAKISIQPGRQILRFENGSIQIEPNSLRAFSSSNDCIVHGITSTVERVVSTPLAQLKELEDKLMKIEYARDNHLKRNERYRYDLQNIENYSKYLSHVVSESSTKTKINENAETWKESLSALSTRRDSIKSKLQSTDEEITKMNDEIKIINGNINKIRSAGDKKSRVIEVNVQSLTGKETTISLSYVIKGASWSVSYGMHLAKNGSVQIDYYGNIVQTTGEDWNQVTASLSTSSPSRGAQRSKVTPMQVSAREISPQIEYVQTQSIAQQNVDDLSVDETAEESPIPTTGSTDVSSTGESYLFKIPQKVTAPSIQRAHRVTIAQFEEKPKEVFYRLVPSIQQSTHLAAIIPNKRDFPLMAGRVDSFRDSGFTGRSTIEFTPSGQSFLVGFGADRSVAVKRNVSTKRETVGTISSDIYYFTDIIVEISNPSNEKKKVSTYERIPVSEIEDVKVEQMEETTPGSVVENPGILRWDINLEPKSKQTIRLRYRVRVPKNYPGSVYGN, via the coding sequence ATGGTAAGATATAATTTTCATCGTATTACCTTAATTGCAGCTTTATTCAGCTTCTATAATCTATTGGCTCAAGATTCTGCACGAACAATATCAACTGAACCAATAGCGATCCGTAATCTTGAATATAAAATAACCAAGTTCAATCCATCGATCGAAGAAGTGATTGTATATCCTGATCAAGCAATGGTCACACGAAAGGCCAAAATTTCGATTCAACCTGGACGGCAAATCTTGAGATTTGAGAACGGAAGCATCCAGATTGAGCCAAATAGTCTGCGCGCATTTTCATCATCCAATGATTGTATTGTTCATGGGATCACATCAACAGTTGAACGAGTAGTATCTACTCCTTTAGCTCAATTGAAAGAACTCGAAGATAAACTGATGAAGATTGAATATGCTCGAGACAACCATCTCAAGCGAAACGAAAGATATCGATATGATTTACAGAATATTGAAAATTATAGTAAATATTTATCCCATGTTGTCTCGGAAAGCAGTACTAAAACCAAAATCAATGAGAATGCAGAAACCTGGAAAGAATCATTGTCTGCTTTATCAACCAGAAGAGATAGTATAAAAAGTAAACTCCAATCAACCGATGAAGAAATAACAAAAATGAATGATGAAATAAAAATCATCAATGGCAACATCAATAAAATTCGTTCTGCGGGAGATAAGAAATCAAGAGTCATTGAAGTAAATGTTCAGAGCCTAACTGGCAAGGAGACTACCATTAGTTTAAGTTATGTGATCAAGGGAGCGTCTTGGTCAGTTTCTTATGGAATGCATTTAGCTAAGAATGGTTCAGTCCAGATTGATTATTATGGAAATATAGTACAAACTACCGGTGAAGACTGGAATCAAGTTACAGCAAGTCTTTCAACATCGAGTCCATCTCGTGGAGCACAGCGTTCTAAAGTAACACCCATGCAAGTATCTGCAAGAGAGATCTCACCTCAGATTGAATATGTTCAGACTCAATCCATTGCGCAACAGAATGTAGATGATCTATCAGTTGATGAAACTGCAGAAGAATCACCAATTCCAACTACAGGCTCAACAGACGTATCGAGCACTGGAGAATCCTATCTTTTCAAAATTCCACAGAAAGTTACAGCGCCTTCCATACAAAGAGCCCATCGAGTTACGATTGCTCAATTCGAAGAAAAACCAAAGGAAGTTTTTTATCGATTGGTTCCGAGCATTCAACAATCTACTCATCTTGCGGCTATCATTCCGAACAAGAGAGATTTTCCATTGATGGCAGGAAGAGTTGATTCCTTTCGCGATTCTGGATTTACAGGGCGATCCACGATTGAGTTCACTCCATCCGGTCAATCATTCTTGGTTGGCTTTGGTGCCGATCGTTCAGTTGCGGTAAAGCGGAATGTTTCCACCAAACGAGAAACAGTTGGAACAATCAGTTCTGACATATACTATTTTACGGATATAATTGTTGAGATTTCCAATCCTTCAAACGAGAAAAAGAAAGTTTCAACCTATGAGAGAATTCCAGTCTCCGAAATTGAGGATGTGAAAGTAGAACAAATGGAAGAAACCACACCAGGATCTGTAGTCGAGAATCCTGGTATTTTGCGGTGGGATATCAATTTGGAACCCAAATCCAAACAAACGATTCGTCTGCGGTATAGAGTTCGCGTTCCAAAAAATTATCCTGGATCGGTCTACGGAAACTAA
- a CDS encoding aldo/keto reductase codes for MEYRNLGRTDIKVSALCLGTMTWGKQNTESEGHEQMDYALDRGINFFDTAEMYAVPPAPDTYGKTETIIGTWFAKKKNRDQVILASKIAGPGLRWIRGGDYKIDRKNILEALEGSLKRLQTDYIDLYQLHWPNRGSYHFGQFWDYNPNPSNTEEVLENFNEVLETLNDLIKQGKIRNIGLSNETAWGTMNYLRIAKEKGFARVVSIQNEYSLLYQLHSPDLAEVSIRENVGLLAWSPLASGMLTGKYANGKIPAGSRWTMLRKHNQRNTKQAHDAVNAYHSVAKKHGIDPSQMSLAYVTMQPFVTSNIIGATSMDQLKQNIDSINLKLNDEVLKDLQEVRKDYPIPY; via the coding sequence ATGGAATACAGAAATTTAGGAAGAACGGATATCAAGGTGAGCGCTCTCTGTCTCGGAACGATGACTTGGGGTAAGCAGAATACAGAATCTGAAGGGCACGAGCAAATGGATTATGCACTCGATCGAGGTATCAACTTTTTTGATACAGCAGAAATGTATGCAGTTCCACCAGCGCCTGACACTTACGGAAAAACAGAGACAATCATTGGGACTTGGTTTGCGAAAAAGAAAAATCGTGATCAAGTGATTTTGGCATCGAAAATTGCCGGACCTGGCCTTCGATGGATTCGCGGTGGTGATTACAAGATTGACCGAAAGAATATTCTCGAAGCTTTAGAAGGCTCTCTAAAAAGATTGCAAACCGACTATATTGACCTCTACCAGTTGCATTGGCCCAATCGAGGTTCCTACCATTTTGGACAATTTTGGGATTACAATCCGAATCCAAGCAATACAGAAGAAGTTCTTGAAAACTTCAACGAAGTTTTGGAGACTCTGAATGATCTGATTAAACAAGGGAAAATTCGAAACATTGGACTCTCCAACGAAACCGCTTGGGGAACAATGAACTATCTGAGAATTGCAAAAGAGAAGGGATTCGCTCGGGTTGTATCTATTCAGAATGAGTACAGTCTACTTTACCAATTGCATAGTCCTGATCTTGCAGAGGTATCGATTAGGGAAAATGTTGGACTACTAGCATGGTCACCACTAGCTTCAGGAATGCTAACAGGAAAATATGCCAATGGCAAAATTCCAGCAGGTTCAAGATGGACAATGCTTCGAAAACACAATCAGCGAAATACTAAACAAGCACATGATGCAGTGAATGCTTACCACAGTGTTGCAAAAAAACATGGAATCGATCCAAGTCAGATGTCACTTGCTTATGTTACGATGCAACCATTTGTTACATCGAATATAATTGGTGCTACTTCCATGGATCAATTGAAACAAAATATTGATTCCATCAATTTAAAGTTAAATGATGAAGTTCTAAAAGATCTCCAAGAAGTGCGAAAAGACTATCCGATTCCGTATTGA
- a CDS encoding lytic transglycosylase domain-containing protein codes for MKITNENKTLEIATRQQKNKRIPYKKRITAILSLVLLIQVTNDQVQSRIQENQNIREEQFIKSYIQGQRPSIPEEELNRLTQSILENSERLDLGISKEAIYIEKTYFIMAMIQTESEFKKTAKSKKNARGYMQLMAPTAKWMRQIHGEKFDPKTILEPEVNVEIGVTYMNYLISEMGDLEKATLAYNAGPGAVKKWGGVPEYWTTVNKHYDNIQSQRKLIKKESIRTYMVFLK; via the coding sequence ATGAAAATAACAAATGAAAACAAAACTTTAGAAATCGCAACTAGACAACAAAAGAACAAAAGAATCCCTTACAAAAAGAGAATTACTGCAATTCTCAGTCTGGTTCTTTTGATTCAGGTTACGAACGACCAAGTTCAGTCTAGAATTCAAGAGAATCAAAACATTCGTGAAGAACAATTCATCAAATCCTACATACAGGGACAGAGACCATCCATTCCAGAAGAAGAATTGAATCGATTGACTCAATCCATCCTAGAAAATTCCGAAAGACTAGATCTTGGAATTAGTAAGGAAGCGATTTATATTGAAAAAACCTATTTCATAATGGCAATGATTCAAACAGAATCTGAGTTCAAAAAAACTGCTAAATCCAAAAAGAACGCTCGTGGGTATATGCAATTGATGGCACCAACTGCGAAGTGGATGCGCCAGATTCATGGAGAGAAATTTGATCCAAAAACAATTCTTGAGCCAGAAGTTAATGTTGAGATCGGTGTGACCTACATGAACTATCTTATATCAGAAATGGGAGATTTGGAAAAAGCAACTCTTGCTTACAACGCAGGTCCAGGTGCTGTCAAAAAATGGGGTGGCGTTCCAGAATATTGGACAACCGTAAACAAGCATTACGACAATATCCAATCTCAACGCAAATTGATTAAGAAAGAAAGCATTAGAACCTATATGGTTTTTCTAAAATAA
- a CDS encoding DUF3592 domain-containing protein, translating to MSNIGERISEVVTYRMLAISLFFIVIGSFALYAGFQMYSHSKKWNTFKETTGKILSKSIDLKKIASSSGPRAKYRIDIRYKYWVEGREFENDKFYSIELEGGEVALSESDADNLLNKIIDESTVYYNADNPQESFIIQNKQLPWIFLSVGFVLIIAGILIFISKILQ from the coding sequence ATGTCCAATATAGGCGAAAGAATCAGTGAAGTGGTAACCTATCGTATGTTAGCAATTAGTCTTTTCTTTATCGTGATTGGGTCATTTGCCCTATATGCGGGATTTCAAATGTATTCCCATTCCAAAAAATGGAATACATTTAAAGAAACGACAGGTAAGATTCTAAGCAAAAGCATTGATTTAAAAAAAATAGCTTCAAGTTCAGGTCCTCGTGCAAAATATAGAATTGATATTCGATATAAATACTGGGTTGAAGGTCGAGAATTCGAGAATGATAAATTCTATTCAATTGAATTGGAAGGAGGAGAAGTCGCATTGTCTGAATCGGATGCTGATAATTTATTGAACAAGATTATTGATGAATCTACTGTTTACTACAATGCAGATAATCCGCAGGAATCTTTTATAATTCAGAATAAGCAGCTTCCTTGGATTTTTTTATCTGTAGGGTTTGTACTTATAATTGCAGGAATTCTGATTTTTATTTCAAAAATCCTGCAATAA
- a CDS encoding DUF2721 domain-containing protein translates to MEANTPGLLFPAISLLMLAYTNRFLGLASLMRQLLAKYEDSGRDSDFQQIQNLRYRISLLRYIQALGVTSLLLCTGSLFSVFLDSIMAARVFFGSAVIFMAISLCVSLLEIHLSVRSLDIEINNVQYRRKNQ, encoded by the coding sequence ATGGAAGCAAATACTCCAGGTCTCCTTTTTCCAGCAATTTCTCTCCTCATGCTTGCTTATACAAATCGGTTTCTCGGACTTGCTAGTTTAATGCGGCAATTACTTGCAAAGTATGAAGATTCCGGTCGTGATTCAGATTTTCAACAGATTCAAAATCTTAGATATCGCATATCTTTGCTCCGATACATTCAAGCACTTGGAGTAACGAGTTTGCTTCTCTGCACTGGTTCTTTATTTTCAGTTTTCCTGGATTCGATAATGGCAGCTCGTGTATTCTTTGGATCTGCAGTGATTTTTATGGCGATATCACTTTGCGTATCTTTATTAGAAATTCATCTATCAGTTCGCTCTCTGGATATAGAAATAAATAATGTCCAATATAGGCGAAAGAATCAGTGA
- a CDS encoding NAD(P)-binding domain-containing protein — translation MWNNLVLLHSNDPNRSKIQISGFEDWNTCLRTIYISDSRIVERDSYENLANYDSYFGMEAYQFLLELVTGLHSKLFGESEIQAQFRDRFSNENINRESQAFGFLQKLRDDILKNARSIRSQYLTGHGRTTYGGIADSLLPRNISVSLIGTGKLAESIIVHLLKKNRAVQVVGRDPQNLERFKLKYKVSTCLWEDYEPSSSSMVVCAPVPITDWINRMSDDSIVLDFRGEVSESLTPTHIQYISLLEIMDTIRGCEENIKNLHLEILSKIEEIINGIKKEQIHIPHGWDDLICLTR, via the coding sequence ATGTGGAATAACTTAGTATTGTTACATAGCAACGATCCCAATCGATCTAAAATCCAGATCAGTGGATTTGAAGATTGGAATACTTGCCTTCGAACTATTTATATCAGTGATTCAAGAATTGTTGAGAGAGATTCCTATGAGAATTTAGCAAATTACGATTCCTATTTCGGAATGGAAGCTTATCAATTTCTTTTAGAATTAGTCACGGGACTTCATTCGAAGCTATTTGGAGAATCCGAAATCCAAGCCCAATTTCGAGATCGGTTTTCGAACGAGAACATCAATAGAGAATCTCAAGCATTTGGCTTTCTTCAAAAATTGCGAGATGATATTTTAAAAAATGCCAGATCCATTCGATCTCAATATTTAACAGGTCATGGCAGAACAACATATGGTGGAATTGCTGACTCTCTCCTTCCACGAAATATTTCCGTTTCATTGATAGGAACTGGAAAACTTGCCGAATCCATTATCGTTCATTTATTAAAAAAGAATAGAGCAGTTCAAGTGGTTGGACGAGATCCTCAAAACTTAGAACGTTTCAAACTAAAATACAAAGTCTCAACCTGCTTATGGGAAGATTACGAACCAAGTAGTTCTTCTATGGTAGTCTGTGCCCCAGTTCCTATCACGGATTGGATAAATCGAATGTCAGATGATTCGATCGTATTAGATTTTAGAGGTGAGGTCTCGGAGTCGCTTACTCCAACTCATATTCAATATATTTCACTTCTAGAAATAATGGATACGATTCGTGGATGTGAAGAAAATATAAAAAATCTGCATCTAGAAATTCTTTCCAAAATAGAAGAAATTATAAATGGAATCAAGAAAGAGCAGATCCATATTCCGCATGGCTGGGATGATCTAATTTGTCTAACACGATAA
- a CDS encoding hydroxymethylbilane synthase has product MSNTIIIGARKSALAKIQAYRVGQSILELNPNLIIEYCFQEAAGDKDLTSPLWKMEGKGVFTRDLQVELIENRIDCVVHSWKDLDLEERSETETLSILPREDQRDVLLIKSKLWETAKSVSPNKLNEILKICTSSPRREYNLGKFLPSLLPIQFSNCKFSFTPIRGNIQTRIKKFLDGDYAGLVIAKAALDRLIGFNSLNPDLISEDDWNDFSHTKQFIQQGISLCQFMILPLSLNPNAPAQGGLVLELRKSDHRIKDLFMNLQDAKADSSSHLERKILKKYGGGCHQKIGVAVLERDYGQIVYTRGLTDQGIELHSEEIIRTNSIEKFHLNETWHPSINQFIKSRERIPCAIASNADLWITKSFALPKKLPAPKLIWTAGTKTWKELARRGYWVNGTSDGLGESDSVDLENLTGRVINFVKLTHDQSQELQKESKFRIVSTYRISNMTLPQAFNPDRLKAAYWSSSSEYKKLTDLYPQMKKLIHFCGPGSTYRFIRNDLIKELDAKIYITLSYEHWKREFIISTETNHEI; this is encoded by the coding sequence TTGTCTAACACGATAATAATCGGAGCACGCAAGTCTGCACTTGCAAAAATTCAAGCTTATAGAGTAGGACAATCGATTCTTGAATTAAATCCTAACCTTATCATCGAATACTGCTTTCAAGAAGCAGCTGGTGATAAAGACCTAACAAGCCCTTTATGGAAGATGGAAGGAAAAGGTGTTTTTACTAGAGATTTACAAGTTGAATTGATAGAGAATCGTATCGATTGCGTTGTTCATTCATGGAAAGATCTTGATTTAGAAGAAAGAAGCGAGACAGAAACACTCTCAATACTACCAAGGGAAGACCAGAGAGATGTCTTGCTAATCAAATCAAAATTATGGGAAACTGCAAAATCCGTATCACCTAACAAACTCAATGAAATTCTAAAAATCTGTACATCCTCACCAAGAAGAGAATACAACCTTGGTAAATTTTTACCTTCGCTACTTCCAATTCAATTCTCGAATTGTAAATTTTCCTTCACTCCCATTCGAGGGAATATTCAAACAAGGATCAAAAAATTCTTAGATGGAGATTATGCTGGACTCGTTATAGCGAAAGCAGCTCTCGATCGATTGATTGGATTCAATAGCCTAAACCCAGATCTTATTTCTGAAGACGATTGGAATGATTTTTCTCATACTAAACAATTCATCCAACAAGGAATTTCCTTATGCCAGTTTATGATTCTTCCTCTATCATTAAATCCTAACGCACCTGCTCAAGGCGGATTGGTCTTGGAATTACGTAAGTCCGATCATAGAATCAAAGATCTGTTCATGAATCTACAAGATGCAAAAGCAGATTCCTCATCGCACTTAGAGCGGAAAATTCTAAAAAAATATGGTGGAGGTTGCCATCAGAAAATTGGAGTTGCTGTTCTTGAACGAGATTATGGACAGATTGTCTACACGAGAGGATTAACTGATCAAGGTATTGAACTTCATTCTGAAGAAATCATACGAACGAATTCAATAGAAAAATTCCATTTGAATGAAACATGGCACCCATCCATAAACCAATTTATAAAGAGCCGTGAAAGAATTCCATGCGCAATAGCATCTAACGCTGATTTGTGGATAACAAAGAGCTTTGCTTTACCAAAAAAATTACCTGCACCTAAACTTATCTGGACCGCAGGAACCAAAACTTGGAAAGAACTTGCTCGGCGTGGATATTGGGTAAATGGAACCAGTGACGGGCTAGGTGAATCTGATTCCGTAGACCTTGAAAACTTAACTGGACGTGTAATCAATTTTGTAAAGCTTACGCATGATCAATCACAAGAATTACAAAAAGAATCCAAATTCAGAATAGTTAGTACATACAGAATTTCTAATATGACTTTGCCTCAGGCTTTTAATCCGGATAGATTAAAAGCCGCATACTGGAGCAGCAGTAGTGAGTATAAAAAACTCACAGACCTTTATCCTCAAATGAAAAAGCTCATTCATTTTTGTGGACCTGGATCAACTTACAGATTTATACGAAATGATCTTATTAAAGAGCTAGATGCGAAGATTTATATTACATTGAGTTACGAACATTGGAAAAGAGAATTTATTATTTCGACGGAGACCAATCATGAAATCTAG
- the hemL gene encoding glutamate-1-semialdehyde 2,1-aminomutase translates to MKSRELFERAKLVSPGGVHSPVRSFNSVGGTPIFFETAQGAMMTDVDGNQYIDYCQSFGPLLFGHRDETISKTVRETVDMAWSFGACEPYSLELAEFLVSRIPFIDKIRFVNSGTESVMSALRVARAATKRHKILKFDGCYHGHLDALLVKAGSGLAGESSSDSAGIGSEIIANTLVLPLDDEEALEKLFEREGDQIAAVAIEPLPANYGLLIQRKEFIEKVAKLSRKYGALLLFDEVISGFRVSPLGMAGDLGIEPDLVCYGKIIGGGFPVGAYAGKSQYMDLVAPQGPVYQAGTLSANPFGMRAGLAMMQKIWQEQPYDLLSKSCKELMNGLVRILNLYARIDEKTNTIFSQNKNYISEIEWESVTYGSLFWLKQKTEQPVRSIDAIPIGHKQRFARIFHALLNQGIYLAPSGYEVGFLSTAHTKSIIDDTLDKAENAIKKEFGK, encoded by the coding sequence ATGAAATCTAGAGAACTTTTTGAACGAGCAAAACTTGTCTCACCAGGTGGCGTGCATTCACCGGTTCGGTCTTTTAATTCTGTCGGAGGAACTCCAATTTTTTTTGAGACAGCTCAAGGAGCGATGATGACTGATGTTGATGGCAATCAATACATTGATTATTGCCAAAGTTTTGGTCCTCTCCTTTTCGGGCACCGTGATGAAACGATTTCAAAAACAGTTCGAGAAACTGTCGATATGGCTTGGTCATTCGGGGCCTGTGAACCGTATTCTCTAGAGCTTGCTGAATTCCTTGTATCAAGAATTCCATTTATAGATAAGATTCGATTTGTAAATTCGGGAACCGAATCCGTGATGAGTGCATTAAGAGTTGCTCGAGCCGCAACAAAACGTCACAAAATTCTCAAATTTGATGGATGCTATCATGGTCATTTGGATGCCTTACTTGTAAAGGCTGGATCTGGTTTAGCCGGTGAGAGTTCGAGTGATAGTGCTGGAATCGGAAGTGAGATCATTGCGAATACATTAGTTTTACCTTTAGATGACGAAGAAGCACTGGAGAAATTATTCGAACGAGAAGGAGATCAGATTGCAGCTGTCGCAATTGAACCTCTACCAGCTAATTATGGTTTGCTTATACAAAGAAAAGAATTTATTGAAAAAGTCGCCAAACTATCTAGGAAATATGGAGCGTTACTACTGTTTGATGAAGTGATATCTGGATTTCGCGTGTCACCTTTAGGAATGGCAGGTGATTTAGGAATTGAACCTGACTTGGTTTGTTATGGCAAAATCATTGGCGGTGGATTTCCCGTTGGAGCCTATGCAGGGAAAAGTCAGTATATGGATTTGGTTGCTCCGCAGGGACCAGTATACCAAGCAGGCACATTGAGCGCGAATCCGTTTGGAATGAGAGCCGGGCTTGCTATGATGCAAAAAATCTGGCAAGAACAACCTTACGATCTTTTGAGTAAATCCTGCAAAGAACTAATGAATGGATTGGTTAGAATTTTAAATCTATATGCAAGAATTGATGAGAAAACCAATACAATTTTCTCTCAAAATAAAAATTACATTTCTGAGATCGAATGGGAATCCGTGACCTATGGATCTTTATTCTGGCTAAAGCAAAAGACCGAACAACCTGTCCGCTCGATTGATGCGATTCCGATTGGACATAAACAAAGGTTTGCAAGAATTTTTCATGCTTTATTGAATCAAGGAATCTATCTAGCTCCAAGTGGCTACGAAGTTGGATTTCTATCAACAGCACATACCAAGTCAATCATTGATGACACTCTTGATAAAGCAGAGAATGCAATAAAAAAAGAATTTGGTAAGTAA